A segment of the Arachis hypogaea cultivar Tifrunner chromosome 5, arahy.Tifrunner.gnm2.J5K5, whole genome shotgun sequence genome:
ATGGGGTATAAGTAtaacattaatattttaatattattaatacaagaataaaATGACAATTAGGTTATAattggtttgtatttttatttttcgtttttatttttagtaatttctattttttgaattctgcaaagaaaaagtaaaatcAGCAGAAAATAAGAtttaattactattacttttactatttttaaaatctaaaaaataaaaaacaatgaaaataaaaatacaaactaaaagCACCTTTGAattctcaaaaattttaattttgaattaattagtcttgaagaaaaaaaatatcaatttagttaTCATCATAGTAAATAATAGATATTTTATGTCATTCTATCAATTTATCacgtaaaatttaaatataatgttTATATGTTTAACGTgtctatttataaaaaattgttatGTAGATAATAATTTTTAGAATGAAACTTCaccaattttaataaaatttgtgatAAATAAAGAGTAGatgataaatattatataaatatatcttttttttatattcatgtgATAACAATAACCATGTATCTATAGACAACTAGTATATGTTCCCGTATCTTGTAcggaataatacataaaattatattaaaaaattattaaaaattaaataatatatatagtaattattattataaatattttataaagttataattaaaatcaaactctcaaaatttttaatattaaaatattaaaaataattagtatttatcttaatcaaattgagtttgttaagtgatcatctcactcgtccgcttaaacaactattaggagttagaatctcgCCTTGTGTATATAGCAATTCATTAGCTAGCGATAAACCCTTAATAAAAGGAGTATCAATACGTGATTAGACTTGGCAGGAGTTTTCGAATACGCAGATACCCGACCTGTCCATACTCGAATGAAAGAGTAATAACTTGACCCGAGTCGGGGCAGATTTTGCTCAAGATAGGTATCgtcgggtttagggtgtacccgccctgaatatatacatataaacactttttaggaATTAAGATTCGTCTCACATCACACATAATTCATAGCTTCAGTCTATACTCTATAGCTATGCAAGATAAACTCAATCATCCTCAcctaaaatcttcttcttctcgacTTCTTCACAAAAAACCGCATAGTTCCTATCATGTTGTTGTTGAGTCCGTCACCGCTTACCTATTCACAACTCCCATCTTCCTTCACAGCCGGAGACGGACCCACGTTTAATATAGAGGGGGCATTTGTcccacaaattttttttaaaaaaattaatacttatatacatatataccacttattatattatatttgtctcaaaataaaatataaataattcttttgtattttatgttaaaaaatattttgttaaatttaacacataataataattatattgttaaatttgatttaatacgaaaaataaataaatacactcaaaaattagtgataattaattatattatattagttaattaattaataattaaattaaaacttagtttctaattaaatataacttaaattattagtaattttttaaaaattgtttaagatataaaaatatattatctatgtattaatatactgtaattatttttgttaaaaaatttatttatactataaaaattataataaatagatttgacaaataagtaaaataattgtttaaaaatatatataaaaaaataatatttaatcatgttaaaaataaaaaaggtccttataaatatttttttttattttaaatattatattatgcgtatgaaattatatttttattattttaaatattataataatgatcGTGTgtatatttttagttcttatcaatatgtattagatagttctaattttaaattttgaatatatctaaACCAATTTAGATTGATCAAGTGATCGATTTAGTCGTCAGCTTAAATAAGTATTGAGAGTTCGAATTCTGTCTCGTATGTATAGCAACTCGTTGTCGGCCAATTGTAGATTCTTAAATGGAATTCAAATTcatgacggattagtccttaactttTGAATATCGtgggaagcaaaaaaaaaatatctatacctaaattttattatatttttgtctccattactaaatttttctgggtccgtcactttTCACAGCTTATGTCATCATCGCTACTCATCCCGTTACCGTTGTTGTTGAGCCCGTCACCACCATTCTCATgcgagttttttttttctctaggtaaatttctctttctctctcgtctgttaagttcttctattcaaatattgatatttaaattataaaaaaattgattttcatattttataaaatatcatactggcggtaattgtaaatatgacgctacttaaaattaaataaagtaacataaataaaacaaataaaaaaataatttaattttgtataaaatttaccTATAAAATTCGGTaccaaaaaatgaatttaattttagtatattaataatataaaatattttatataatcattcaattcaattagatttatctatttaggtcattattgaaaataaatttaagataccAATATACAATTACTTTAAATTAAGCAACAATTATCAATACTATATAAGAGACACACTATTCCACTAAGAATGATTGTCATAAGGaatgattttctaattttctatactaatattagaaagtttatataatactatataataatattatcatgatcaatactatatgatatcaaaacaaaaataaaaacactgtgctaatataatattattaatattatataaatcatctttgtatttatttttctgtgcgtatataatatttaattaacacattaagacgtatataatattttgttaatacatatataatataaagtgatttacaatttattattgattcgtatataatgtataattaaatttaataaattcaattagaataaacaataaattatttattttatttcagattttataaatgaataaattaattaactaatataacaaattacaattaatgtaataaatttaattaagtaatatatattataataaattatattaatatttaaatatctaatcaaattaattagctaatataattaagtcatggtaataaattgtattgaatgagttaaaataattaaattgggaAACACTCTCCAGAACTTGCCACGtcaactccatcattaagtgcagacatccgatttttatataatagaatagatagattccATCTGGTCTGACATTATCTATAGAAAGATATATATGTTTACTGTCTAAGTcaacatctttaaaaatttaattggcaCTTTATTCTTAATACAATAAACAAATTATTAAGTAGGTTATGGTTTGATTTTTAGTTGAGaaccgttagataaaaatttagttaaatcaatcaaatcatttaacggctaTGCGTTattaactttacgtgaagtcgatTGCACCTAACTTTCGAccgattttctttttcatttacaAATTTGCCGCTATTCAATAGGTCACATGCACAAAACCAATTTTTAATACTTGCTTAAGCATGGGAGCTACTGACAAAGAATATTTAAGGTTAtgtttaattgaaaagaaaaaaataaaaaaaatagaaaaaaaaaaaaaaaattgaatagatttttatttctttagatgtgtttgaataaaaaaaataaaaaaaaagaaatgttataaaaaaataattttattcttgtattataaaatatattaaaaaaataaaaagataatattaaaaataataaaaaaaataaatttttccttttttttttacattaaaaaaataaattttctatttcttttcttttctctctaatttctctTTACAACCAAACAATAAAAACTAATcaattttttcttcctcttttcttttctctctttttttttcctttcattttctcatCAAATAAACATAGCCCAAGTTCAAGAGTTAAACATTGGTAGTTGGTaaccccatatatatatatatataaatgataaAGCGAAACCAatgctccttcttcttcttcttaatatGAATGGCTCACAGAATGTTATTATTCATATGCAAACCAATTTTCCTTCTTCCTCTTAGAATCTTCGCTTCACACTCTTATTCTCTTCCATTTTCTCAATCACAATCACTGTTACCGCCGTTAACAACAACACCTTATTCTCTTCCATTTTCTCAATCAAAATCACTGCTACCACCGTTAACAACAGCAACTAGAAACAGAATCAACAACCGACTGTGGTGCTCCACCACCGTTGATGCCACCACCGAAGATGTTTCCAAACGCTACCTTGAGCTCACTGACGACGAGCTCATGCGCCAGTGCGAAATGGGAACTTTCAGGACCTCCGGCCCCGGCGGCCAGCACCGCAACAAACGCGACACCGCCGTCCGCCTTAAGCACCTCCCTACCGGCATCGTCGCTCAGGTATGTCATTTTACCCTTTTGCCCCTTCTCAAAATCTCGTCTTGCTTGGTTTATTCCTCAATTTCGGTGTTGTTCTTGTTTTGCATAGGCTTCCGAGGATCGCTCTCAGCACAAGAATCGCGCTTCCGCTTTGAAACGCCTTCGTGCTCGTATTGCTCTCAAACGTAAGCTCTATTATTTATTTGCTGTTCCAAGCTCTGGAATTTGATTGCTTGTTTCATTGGGTAGGAAAACATGTTTAGATAAATATATGAAATTGATTGAATTTACCAAGGGAGTCTCTGTATGTGTGTGTTTGGAGTGTTGGTGATCGAAATGTGTCTGACACATGGATACACGTGGATACGGCAACTCAAGGAAGCATCTGTTCTTCACAGTGAAAACAAGAGCATTTTTTCTTTAAAGAAAATTGAACCCTAACTGGCCTCAAGCTTAATAGTACAACTTAAAAGAATCAGCACTGGATAACTAGCTTCGTAAATAAACTAGCAAGTAgtggataaatatatttaatttcacAAAGTTGATCTAGGACTCTAgagaaggtttttttttttttttttctccattaCATTCTTAGATGagattgaaaatatatattaactaatagCAAGCAATGTACACAGATTTTTTTTTCTCCTGATAGATAAGATAGCATTTCTTTTGTTGGGCTAGTTAGGAAGACAGTGGATCTTGAAGCTTATTCGCCACCAAGGGAGCTTCTTCAGATACTTCCTCCCAAGTCATCCATTAGAGGTTCAGATTGTGGTCCACAAATTGGACCCAATAACCCCAAGTTTTTGCTGGTATGTTTATCTCTGCTCCTTGTGCCAATGTCTTTTGCTTTTCATTCTGTTCTTCATTATCTCCAGGCATTTTACAGAATTTAAAAACTGATTGTGTCCTTTCCAACAGGGAATGCAAGCTCTATTGGATCTCATTTTTGCAGTTGAGGGTTCCGTCTCAGATGCTGCAAAATATCTTGGGTACTTCGCTCATATTTTCTGTCAGATTTTTGTTTTCCCATGTTCTGAGCATGTGAAACTTCATCAAATGAGATATGGAATATTTTACCAGCTGATGGATGTATAGAATACCCACAAATCTAATTGAAATTTGATATGAAACTAATGAAGGAAATATAGGCTAGTTTCACTCATCTCATGAAGCAATTTCTCGTTTAAGCTGGACTGTTGTGATAACCgatatcatttatttatttattagacaATATCTATATTGTTATTGTAACTACTGACTTACCTTTTATATTTATGTGAAAAGTTTATAATTGTTTTGGCTTTTATTAAACATATTGCAGGTTAAGTACTGGGGCACTGTCTCGGTTAATTCTATCAGATGATTCACTTAGAATGGAAGTAAATGAACTGCGGGCATCAAAGGTATgcttttttatgttttctctgGAATAGAATAGTTGTATTTTATCCATCACTTCAAGTTTTGTATAATTAGTTAATAGCATAAAAAGAAACAGAATGAACAGATAAGACAtgttttattcatgttttatcTAACAAATAGTAATTTGGAGTCTGCTTTTTGGTGCTTGAGCAGGGTATGAAGCCTCTCAAGTAGAATCTCTGAATTTTCACTCCATATGCAGGTACAATTTATTCTATCTGCTGCTCATAGTATACAACCCACCaatttgagtcaacattttgggTATATATATGCAGTTGAATAGAGAAAACCTCCAATATGCATGGAATTTGGTTAAATAATGGAAAATAAGTTGTTATACATTGTTATTTTAAGTGGTACTTGACACAAGAAAAATGGGACATTGTCAATAGGAGTTTATTCTGAAATTTAACTACAGTTATGAAGATCAACAGTTCGACCCATCATTCACTACAAGAATTTATAGAAAACAAACTACTTAATTTCTACAACAATTTGGTTGGTAAACTTGGTGCAGAAGAAAGGACAGTTTATGAACTTTACTCTTTAATTTCCACCACAAATGAAAACCAAATTTGAAGAACATATAGTATTCGTAGTTTTATTGAAATTAGTTATGATATATTCCttaatttttactatatttttctttCAGATGTCTCAGTTTGTGTCATGGATACATATATCTACAGAAGGAAATTCTTTGAGCCCATAACAAGGTATTTTTCTCCAGTGAAGAATCAAGGTTACAAATGAATGCGGAATCAGAATTTCTGCTTGTAATTAAGACCTTATTCACCAGACTCCGTGTGTAGAGTTGAATGAAACTGGTTTTGTATGATATGTTGAAGGTGAAGCCTGAAGCAGCATCAAGACAGCAACCTCAAATACATGATGCATTCCTGTGTACACCTTGTTAAAACATTGACAGctacttttgtaatttttttccccctttttttagttttttttttcctggttgtatttgattattttaattttagttgtttCTAGTGAACATCAAGTTGGCAACCTGATATACAAGATGCAGATCTTTGTAGATTTTATAGACAATgattataatttttaactattcatTTCTTGATTTTTCTGGAAGGTATGTGCTtactgcttttttatttttttatttgtttctagtGCATGATTATCAGAATAATCAAATTATTCTTGTAACTAATGATTATAATCATAGTTCTTCACTCAATGGAATCCACTCATAGGATGATTATACAGCACCAATTCATTGGATATGAAACACAATCCATGCTCATCTAGATTTATGTCTTCCAATTTTACTATGGTGCTTGCTGTTTATGAAGTCATGAACTCCACTTATATCTTAAAccactttttttttatgttttgacaATCATAATGTTTTgtttttaaaatgattaaaatgcTTTTAGCTTTTTGGTTTTTGGAACTTCTAAAAGAACAAGGGTGTAACTGTTGCAAATATGGAATTAAAGCTCATCGGAAATAAACctcatttaattatttattttggccTTTTAGTTAAGGATTTATATTCTAGaaaatgatatggatgttgatatcATGAAATAATTTTGTGACATCAATTAGTAGAAATTCAGTTTTGTCATCTAAACTCTTGTTAAATTAAGTACATGTAACTATCTAACATAATTTGACAATTTTCTTAACTTTTTTATTCTATGTGTGATTCTCTTGATCTCTTCACTATTTTATTATCCATAAATTAGCATCTTTTACCTTTCTCAGGGGTCAAATTCCCACCATGTGGTTTATAAATTCCAGAAACAGTGGCTGATGACTGACCTCTTCTTCTGGTTTAAGccctgatatatttttttttcttaaaaagaaaaaaaaatgttaagagtCATGTAGAGTACAGAAATCCTGAATGGCTGAAAAtcctttcttttcaattcctctGTTAATGGTCATGAAGATTCTTCCTTTCTTGACTTGACTTTGTCAAAGAGAGATACACAAAGAAAGTATGCAAATTGTAACATGGACCATTAGATAATGGAACTGTGTTGGAGTCATTGTGAAAAATCTTTGCTATTTAGCTTTGTCCATTAGAATTAGTACCTAATAACCATAGTCAGCTTTGAAATTGATGCCACAATAAAACAATTATAGTGAGTGCTGTTTTAGATTAGGCATCCTTCAGAATACCAAGGATATTCCCAGCCGCCAACAGCATATAC
Coding sequences within it:
- the LOC112801776 gene encoding uncharacterized protein isoform X2, which produces MAHRMLLFICKPIFLLPLRIFASHSYSLPFSQSQSLLPPLTTTPYSLPFSQSKSLLPPLTTATRNRINNRLWCSTTVDATTEDVSKRYLELTDDELMRQCEMGTFRTSGPGGQHRNKRDTAVRLKHLPTGIVAQASEDRSQHKNRASALKRLRARIALKLRKTVDLEAYSPPRELLQILPPKSSIRGSDCGPQIGPNNPKFLLGMQALLDLIFAVEGSVSDAAKYLGLSTGALSRLILSDDSLRMEVNELRASKGMKPLK
- the LOC112801776 gene encoding uncharacterized protein isoform X1: MAHRMLLFICKPIFLLPLRIFASHSYSLPFSQSQSLLPPLTTTPYSLPFSQSKSLLPPLTTATRNRINNRLWCSTTVDATTEDVSKRYLELTDDELMRQCEMGTFRTSGPGGQHRNKRDTAVRLKHLPTGIVAQASEDRSQHKNRASALKRLRARIALKLRKTVDLEAYSPPRELLQILPPKSSIRGSDCGPQIGPNNPKFLLGMQALLDLIFAVEGSVSDAAKYLGLSTGALSRLILSDDSLRMEVNELRASKMSQFVSWIHISTEGNSLSP